Proteins co-encoded in one Alphaproteobacteria bacterium PA2 genomic window:
- a CDS encoding multidrug transporter AcrB, translated as MTLSDLSVRRPVFAAVAAIILCVVGVAAFTTLSVRELPSVDPPVVSVSTTYRGASAEVVEERITQVIERQVAGIQGIDRVNSTSRDGVSRVNVSFTLDRDLDAAANDVRDAVSRVSSQLPNQADPPQIAKANADASPIMFLSFQSSNQTRLQLSDYANRYLVERLSTVPGVATVNLGGGQIYAMRIWLDPKAMAARGITVDDVESALNAQNLELPAGALEAPTKDFTIRVARGYSTPEQFARLPVTAGGTTRASTTSVAGSNGVLGTTAQAGGAANAASSATASASNLNAYVTRLGDIARIEEGPDERRRMFRSNGLDMVGIAVTRQSQANDLDISDGVRKVVEEVNKTLPKGTRLKIATDFTVFTRHAIQEVWITMSMSLVLVALVNFVFLGTWRAALIPSIVAPICILSTFIVLAPLGFSINLLTLLALVLAIGLVVDDAIVVVENIQRRVDEGEPAVIAAQRGARQVFFAVVATTVVLISVFAPLMFMPGYIGRLFVELAVAISAAVGFSALLALSLSPMLASKLLRKSENEGWLARKVDHGMGSLRASYHASLEALLGRPAATVGSMVLVVSLALCAGGLFVFLPKELVPNEDRGRVDISVQGPEGAGFDYMLPAGAQVEKILQSYVNDGSAALYTYSMPRFGQSQFNTGNGNLSLPDDTKHKISSPDLAADMNKKFGAITSVRAIASVRPSLQRGGGGGGGGGVEIIVLGDEYPDIERIVRPLMAAAMGNPGMARPRLDYEPTSPRLLVSLDRDKAAQLGVPAQSVGKALETMFGSRKATTYVKAGQEYDVILQTDRANRMNESDLDGLYVRTSNGSPVPLSSVVTTHVRGDTPSRERVDRLRSISLTVQLNPGYTVGQAVDFFKAELGKTPGVNYKWGGTARDYLEASGAVGLAFGMALLLVFLVLAAQFESWIHPLVIMVTVPVAALGGLFGLLIAGSTLNTYSQIGLIILVGIAAKNGILIVEFANQLRDEGRSVREAVIESAALRLRPIIMTSISAAAGAVPLILWGGAGGESRKTIGVVIFFGAIFSTLLTLFIVPVFYNLLARYTKSPEAIARRIEAYEGGEQAPAAAK; from the coding sequence ATGACCCTTTCCGATCTCTCCGTCCGGCGTCCGGTCTTCGCCGCCGTCGCGGCGATCATCCTGTGCGTTGTCGGCGTGGCCGCCTTCACCACCCTGTCTGTCCGCGAACTGCCCAGCGTGGATCCGCCGGTGGTCAGTGTCTCCACCACCTATCGCGGCGCCTCGGCAGAAGTTGTCGAAGAACGCATCACCCAGGTGATCGAGCGCCAGGTAGCGGGGATCCAGGGTATTGACCGGGTCAACTCCACCTCGCGGGACGGGGTCAGCCGGGTCAATGTGTCCTTCACCCTGGACCGCGATCTTGATGCGGCCGCCAATGATGTCCGGGACGCCGTCAGCCGGGTTTCGTCCCAGCTGCCCAATCAGGCGGATCCGCCGCAGATCGCCAAGGCGAATGCGGACGCCTCACCGATCATGTTCCTCAGCTTCCAGTCCAGCAACCAGACACGGCTGCAGCTGTCGGACTATGCCAATCGCTATCTGGTCGAGCGGCTCTCCACGGTCCCCGGCGTGGCGACCGTCAATCTCGGCGGCGGCCAGATCTACGCCATGCGCATCTGGCTTGACCCCAAGGCCATGGCGGCCCGGGGCATTACTGTCGACGACGTGGAATCGGCCCTCAACGCACAGAACCTGGAACTGCCGGCTGGCGCCCTGGAGGCGCCCACCAAGGACTTCACCATCCGCGTCGCCCGGGGGTATTCCACGCCCGAGCAGTTTGCCCGTCTGCCGGTCACCGCGGGGGGAACCACCCGGGCAAGCACGACGTCGGTCGCCGGGTCCAATGGCGTCCTGGGCACCACCGCCCAGGCAGGCGGAGCAGCCAATGCCGCGTCTTCGGCGACGGCCAGCGCCTCGAACCTGAACGCCTATGTCACCCGGCTCGGGGACATAGCCCGGATCGAGGAAGGCCCGGATGAGCGCCGTCGCATGTTCAGATCCAACGGTCTGGACATGGTTGGCATTGCCGTCACCCGCCAGTCACAGGCCAATGACCTGGATATCTCCGACGGCGTGCGCAAGGTCGTTGAAGAGGTCAACAAGACCCTGCCCAAAGGCACGCGGCTGAAGATCGCCACCGATTTCACGGTCTTCACAAGGCACGCCATCCAGGAAGTCTGGATCACCATGTCCATGTCCCTGGTGCTGGTGGCCCTGGTGAACTTCGTGTTCCTGGGCACATGGCGGGCGGCCCTGATCCCCTCCATCGTCGCGCCCATCTGCATATTGTCGACCTTCATCGTCCTGGCGCCCCTGGGCTTCTCCATCAATCTGCTGACCCTGCTGGCCCTGGTGCTGGCCATCGGCCTTGTAGTGGATGACGCCATTGTCGTGGTGGAGAACATCCAGCGTCGGGTGGATGAGGGAGAGCCTGCGGTCATCGCCGCCCAGCGCGGCGCGCGGCAGGTCTTCTTCGCGGTGGTCGCCACAACGGTGGTGCTGATCTCGGTCTTCGCTCCCCTGATGTTCATGCCCGGCTATATCGGGCGGCTGTTCGTGGAGCTGGCCGTGGCCATTTCTGCGGCGGTCGGCTTCTCGGCCCTGCTGGCCCTCAGCCTATCGCCCATGCTGGCCTCCAAGCTGCTGCGTAAATCCGAGAACGAAGGCTGGCTGGCCCGTAAGGTCGACCACGGCATGGGCAGCTTGCGCGCCTCCTACCACGCCTCCCTTGAGGCCCTGCTGGGCCGCCCGGCGGCGACGGTGGGCTCCATGGTGCTGGTGGTGAGTCTGGCCCTTTGCGCCGGTGGCCTTTTTGTATTCCTTCCGAAGGAACTGGTGCCGAACGAAGACCGTGGCCGGGTCGATATCTCGGTCCAGGGCCCTGAGGGGGCCGGTTTCGACTACATGCTGCCTGCCGGCGCCCAGGTCGAAAAGATCCTGCAGTCCTATGTGAATGACGGCTCGGCGGCGCTCTACACCTACAGCATGCCGCGGTTTGGCCAGAGCCAGTTCAATACCGGCAATGGCAACCTGTCCCTGCCTGACGACACCAAGCACAAGATCTCGTCCCCTGACCTAGCTGCGGACATGAACAAGAAGTTCGGCGCCATCACCAGCGTCCGCGCCATCGCCTCGGTAAGGCCGAGCCTGCAACGGGGCGGCGGTGGTGGTGGCGGCGGCGGGGTCGAAATCATCGTGCTCGGCGATGAGTATCCCGACATTGAACGGATTGTCCGCCCCTTGATGGCGGCGGCCATGGGCAATCCAGGCATGGCCCGGCCCAGGCTGGACTATGAGCCGACATCGCCCCGACTTCTGGTCTCCCTGGACCGTGACAAGGCCGCCCAGCTCGGCGTCCCGGCGCAGTCCGTAGGCAAGGCGCTGGAGACCATGTTCGGGTCCCGCAAGGCGACCACCTATGTGAAGGCTGGTCAGGAGTATGACGTCATCCTTCAGACCGACCGCGCCAACCGGATGAATGAGTCAGACCTGGACGGGCTCTATGTCCGCACGTCCAACGGCTCGCCTGTACCCCTGTCCTCAGTCGTGACCACCCATGTGCGGGGCGATACCCCCAGTCGCGAACGGGTCGACCGTCTGCGCTCCATCAGTCTGACGGTCCAGCTTAACCCCGGCTATACGGTCGGCCAGGCTGTGGATTTCTTCAAGGCGGAGTTGGGCAAGACACCCGGGGTAAATTACAAGTGGGGCGGCACGGCCCGGGACTATCTGGAAGCCAGCGGCGCCGTGGGCCTCGCCTTCGGCATGGCGCTGCTCCTGGTGTTTCTGGTGCTCGCCGCCCAGTTCGAAAGCTGGATCCATCCCCTGGTCATCATGGTGACCGTCCCGGTGGCGGCGCTGGGCGGACTGTTCGGCCTGCTGATCGCCGGATCGACGCTCAACACCTACAGTCAGATCGGTCTGATCATCCTGGTGGGCATAGCCGCCAAGAACGGCATTCTCATTGTCGAGTTCGCCAATCAGCTGCGCGATGAGGGTCGGTCAGTGCGGGAGGCGGTGATCGAAAGCGCCGCCCTGCGTCTGCGGCCGATCATCATGACCTCGATCTCGGCTGCGGCGGGCGCAGTGCCCCTGATCCTGTGGGGCGGCGCCGGGGGCGAGAGCCGCAAGACCATCGGCGTTGTGATCTTCTTCGGGGCGATCTTCTCGACCCTGCTGACCCTGTTCATCGTGCCGGTCTTCTACAACCTGCTGGCCCGGTACACGAAGTCACCAGAGGCCATCGCCCGCAGGATTGAGGCCTATGAAGGCGGCGAGCAGGCGCCCGCCGCCGCCAAATAG
- a CDS encoding cytochrome c family protein, with protein sequence MRALPIAVAILGLTLASCSKPAEEAKAPESAEAPEAAEAPEAEEAEEVTEAQKAALVAALPAPYNGGDIAHGKQLFAVCKACHTLVEGGANMTGPNLWGVFGRKVAASTGFNYSDGMKAATFSWDAAQMDKWIEKPSAMITGTKMTYAGMKAPQDRIDLIAYLQSETSAPKE encoded by the coding sequence ATGCGCGCCCTTCCCATCGCCGTGGCCATTCTGGGCCTGACCCTCGCAAGCTGCAGCAAGCCGGCCGAGGAAGCCAAGGCGCCCGAATCTGCTGAGGCCCCTGAGGCGGCCGAAGCCCCCGAGGCCGAAGAGGCGGAGGAAGTGACCGAGGCGCAGAAGGCCGCCCTGGTGGCCGCCCTGCCCGCCCCCTACAATGGCGGCGACATCGCCCACGGCAAGCAGCTCTTCGCGGTCTGCAAGGCCTGCCACACCCTGGTGGAGGGCGGGGCCAACATGACCGGCCCGAACCTGTGGGGCGTGTTCGGCCGGAAGGTCGCTGCGTCCACCGGCTTCAACTATTCCGACGGCATGAAGGCTGCGACCTTCAGCTGGGACGCCGCCCAGATGGACAAGTGGATCGAGAAGCCCTCGGCCATGATCACCGGCACCAAGATGACCTATGCCGGCATGAAGGCGCCCCAGGACCGCATCGACCTGATCGCCTATCTCCAGAGCGAAACCAGCGCTCCCAAGGAATAA
- a CDS encoding efflux transporter periplasmic adaptor subunit, with product MIVAGAVKLLSPAKGAGGGGPAASSGGPGGGGGAGGGRGGRGMPSQVTLIAVKPHVFTDTLDVIGVAKGRQSVTLSAATTQLVSRVLFTPGQTVTRGQVLVELKSSEQDAGLLQSQAKLVQAERAYLRWKSLAEKGFASKAAVDQYEAAWLSAKADVTAAQARQGDRMIRAPFSGVVGLSDIAPGAVINPGAAIVTLDDLSAIRVDFQVPDRFLSAVRQGQAVTATVDSYPGLEVHGVIARLDTRIDERTRALTARAEFPNPSQALKPGMMLHVAIAKGDRTGLAAPETAVSVQGDNAFVFAAQKVGQKMMADQRIVVTGVRQDGLVEIREGLAAGDMIVADGLNKVQPGQPIRPVGKGGGRPGAGAPSGAGGPQGAQGASRPAQ from the coding sequence ATGATTGTCGCAGGCGCCGTGAAGCTGCTGTCCCCGGCCAAGGGCGCGGGTGGCGGCGGGCCTGCAGCGAGCTCAGGCGGACCCGGTGGCGGTGGTGGAGCCGGCGGTGGCCGTGGCGGCCGCGGCATGCCCAGTCAGGTGACCCTGATCGCCGTAAAGCCTCATGTTTTCACCGATACGCTCGATGTCATCGGCGTGGCCAAGGGCAGACAGTCTGTCACCCTTTCAGCCGCGACGACCCAGCTGGTCAGCCGGGTGCTGTTCACGCCAGGTCAGACCGTGACCAGGGGCCAGGTCCTGGTCGAGCTGAAATCCTCGGAACAGGACGCCGGGCTCCTTCAGAGCCAGGCCAAGCTGGTCCAGGCCGAACGGGCCTATCTGCGCTGGAAATCCCTGGCCGAGAAGGGTTTCGCCTCCAAGGCCGCCGTCGACCAGTATGAAGCCGCCTGGCTGTCCGCCAAGGCTGACGTGACCGCCGCCCAGGCGCGGCAGGGCGACCGGATGATCCGGGCGCCTTTCTCCGGCGTTGTCGGCCTGTCGGACATAGCCCCCGGCGCAGTCATCAACCCCGGGGCGGCGATTGTGACCCTGGATGATCTCAGCGCCATCCGGGTCGATTTCCAGGTTCCCGACCGCTTCCTGTCCGCCGTGCGCCAGGGGCAGGCCGTGACAGCGACCGTCGATTCCTATCCGGGCCTGGAGGTCCACGGGGTGATCGCCCGGCTGGACACCCGCATTGACGAACGCACCCGCGCCCTGACGGCCCGCGCCGAATTTCCCAATCCTTCCCAGGCCCTCAAGCCCGGCATGATGCTCCATGTGGCGATCGCCAAGGGCGACCGTACTGGGCTCGCCGCGCCCGAGACAGCGGTTTCGGTCCAGGGGGACAATGCCTTTGTTTTCGCCGCCCAGAAGGTCGGCCAGAAGATGATGGCTGACCAGCGGATCGTGGTGACCGGCGTGCGTCAGGACGGTCTGGTGGAAATCAGGGAAGGTCTGGCGGCGGGTGACATGATCGTCGCCGACGGTCTCAACAAGGTTCAGCCCGGCCAGCCCATCCGGCCGGTGGGCAAGGGCGGCGGCAGGCCCGGCGCTGGTGCGCCCTCCGGCGCGGGCGGTCCTCAAGGGGCCCAGGGCGCGAGCCGGCCGGCCCAATGA
- a CDS encoding NAD kinase, whose product MSTTNPPVRSLAFLASDRPEAQEALARLSARYGQCAQDEADVVVALGGDGFMLEVLHGQRGSHRPIYGMNRGSVGFLMNEYAEDDLLERINDAERATIHPLKMLATDSAGVVHKAMAINEVSLLRQTRQTAKLRISIDGKVRLSELSCDGALVSTPAGSTAYNLSAHGPIIPLDAKVLALTPISAFRPRRWRGALLAHTARVSFEILEAEKRPVSAVADNLEVRDVVEVHISEDRQVSMRMLFDAGRSLEERVLAEQFSV is encoded by the coding sequence ATGAGTACGACCAATCCTCCCGTCCGCAGCCTGGCCTTTCTGGCCAGCGATCGGCCCGAAGCCCAGGAGGCGCTCGCCCGGCTGTCGGCGCGCTATGGCCAGTGCGCACAGGACGAGGCCGATGTGGTGGTGGCCCTGGGCGGCGACGGGTTCATGCTGGAAGTCCTGCACGGCCAGCGTGGCAGCCACCGTCCCATCTATGGCATGAACCGGGGATCGGTCGGCTTCCTGATGAACGAATACGCCGAGGATGATCTGCTCGAGCGGATCAATGACGCCGAGCGGGCGACCATCCACCCGCTGAAAATGCTCGCCACAGATTCCGCAGGTGTCGTGCACAAGGCCATGGCGATCAATGAAGTGTCATTGCTGAGGCAGACCCGCCAGACCGCGAAGCTGCGGATCTCCATCGACGGCAAGGTCAGGCTGAGCGAGTTGTCCTGTGACGGCGCCCTGGTTTCAACCCCAGCCGGATCGACGGCCTATAACCTGTCAGCTCATGGTCCGATCATTCCTCTGGACGCCAAGGTCCTGGCCCTGACGCCGATCAGCGCCTTCCGCCCCCGCCGCTGGCGCGGCGCGCTTCTGGCCCACACCGCGCGGGTTTCCTTTGAAATTCTCGAAGCCGAGAAACGTCCCGTTTCGGCGGTGGCCGACAATCTGGAAGTCCGCGACGTGGTGGAAGTCCATATTTCTGAAGACCGCCAGGTCAGTATGCGGATGCTATTTGACGCAGGCCGCAGCCTGGAAGAACGGGTGCTCGCCGAGCAGTTTTCCGTTTAG
- the glpK gene encoding glycerol kinase: MAEPLILALDQGTTSTRAIIFNARGEPLAEAGRPLEQFYPQDGWVEHDATEIFQTSVAVIAEAIAKAGCKAGDITAIGITNQRETVVIWDKVTGEPIHKAIVWQDRRTAATCERLRKAGLEALVTETTGLLLDPYFSGTKVAWLLGNVDGARSRAQAGDLLMGTMDTWVIWKLTGGAVHATDATNASRTLLFDIRKQAWSSDMLEMLDVPPQILPRVLDCADDYGQTDPALFGAAIPIRGVAGDQQAALMGQGCIRPGEMKATYGTGCFMLVNTGEAAPTSHARLLTTVAARVGGKTTFALEGSIFIAGAALQWVNEGLGVPGGGGGVEALAQTAKADHGVVMVPAFTGLGAPWWDADARGALFGMTRDTGLAEIAHAAFDACALQTRDLIEAMRADASEAFGEGVELRIDGGMSRSSWFSQRLADLTGVAVGRATYQETTALGAALFAGVGAGVYADVAEAAASRPTTERHEPSSDGHQREAAYAHWLDAVARVRTEG; this comes from the coding sequence ATGGCTGAACCTCTGATCCTCGCCCTCGACCAGGGCACCACCTCGACCCGGGCCATCATCTTCAACGCCAGAGGCGAACCCCTGGCCGAGGCCGGCCGGCCCCTCGAGCAGTTCTATCCCCAGGACGGCTGGGTGGAGCACGACGCCACCGAGATCTTTCAGACCAGCGTCGCGGTCATCGCAGAAGCCATAGCCAAAGCCGGGTGCAAGGCCGGCGACATCACCGCCATCGGCATCACCAACCAGCGTGAGACCGTGGTCATCTGGGACAAGGTTACGGGCGAGCCGATCCACAAGGCGATTGTCTGGCAGGACCGCCGCACTGCGGCCACATGCGAACGCCTGCGCAAGGCCGGGCTTGAGGCCCTGGTCACCGAGACGACGGGCCTGCTGCTCGACCCCTATTTCTCGGGAACCAAGGTCGCCTGGCTGCTGGGCAATGTGGATGGCGCGCGGAGCCGGGCACAGGCGGGCGACCTGCTCATGGGCACCATGGACACCTGGGTCATCTGGAAGCTGACCGGCGGGGCGGTCCACGCCACCGACGCCACAAACGCCTCCCGCACCCTGTTGTTCGACATCCGCAAGCAGGCCTGGTCGTCCGACATGCTGGAAATGCTGGATGTACCGCCGCAGATCCTGCCCCGGGTGCTGGATTGCGCGGATGACTATGGCCAGACCGATCCGGCCCTGTTCGGCGCCGCCATTCCCATCCGCGGGGTGGCCGGCGACCAGCAGGCCGCATTGATGGGGCAGGGCTGCATCCGGCCCGGCGAGATGAAGGCTACCTATGGCACGGGCTGTTTCATGCTGGTCAATACCGGCGAGGCGGCGCCGACATCCCACGCCCGCCTGCTTACCACCGTCGCCGCCAGGGTCGGCGGCAAGACAACCTTTGCCCTTGAAGGCTCGATCTTCATCGCCGGCGCGGCCCTGCAATGGGTCAATGAGGGGCTTGGCGTGCCCGGCGGCGGCGGCGGGGTTGAGGCCCTGGCCCAGACCGCAAAGGCCGACCACGGGGTGGTCATGGTCCCCGCCTTCACAGGCCTTGGCGCACCCTGGTGGGATGCAGATGCCCGCGGGGCGCTGTTTGGCATGACCCGGGACACAGGCCTGGCCGAAATCGCCCATGCCGCCTTCGACGCCTGCGCCCTTCAGACCCGCGACCTGATCGAGGCCATGCGGGCCGACGCCTCCGAAGCCTTTGGCGAGGGTGTGGAGCTGCGGATCGATGGGGGCATGTCCCGTTCGTCCTGGTTCAGCCAGAGGCTGGCCGACCTGACCGGTGTGGCCGTGGGACGGGCCACCTATCAGGAGACGACAGCCCTTGGCGCGGCCCTGTTCGCCGGGGTAGGCGCCGGGGTCTATGCCGACGTCGCAGAAGCCGCCGCCAGCCGTCCGACCACGGAGCGGCATGAACCCAGTTCTGACGGCCACCAGAGAGAGGCCGCCTACGCCCACTGGCTGGACGCCGTGGCTAGGGTCCGGACGGAGGGCTAG
- a CDS encoding tRNA 2-selenouridine(34) synthase MnmH translates to MAIQTTSAVDAASLAKYDAIIDVRSPGEFAEDHLPGAENLPVLDNEERAEVGTIYVQESRFLARRIGAAHVARNIAKHLENALTDRPSGFKPLIYCWRGGQRSNAMATILDQVGWPVTLLTGGYKTYRRAVQTRLYDETSPLQVILLDGHTGSAKTDILNRLAAYGVQTLDLEGLAHHRGSLFGAMAGKPQPSQKMFESRLLAAVDALDPARPVVVEAESSKIGQIMTPPLLWKAMQVAPRIEVHAPRAERARYLVTAYRDIIEDRQALEAAFARLPVYPGQKRLTDWRALADEGAFADLAEALMEHHYDPAYDRSARKDERPLCGVVELGEMTTSGLEAAAGAVAELVNPRGTRVSPCVKIDS, encoded by the coding sequence ATGGCCATCCAGACCACCTCCGCCGTCGACGCCGCGTCCCTGGCGAAATACGACGCCATCATCGACGTGCGCAGCCCTGGCGAGTTCGCCGAGGACCACCTGCCGGGCGCCGAAAACCTGCCGGTCCTGGACAACGAAGAGCGCGCCGAGGTCGGGACCATCTATGTCCAGGAGTCCCGTTTCCTGGCCCGCCGGATCGGTGCGGCCCATGTGGCCCGCAACATCGCCAAGCACCTGGAAAACGCCCTGACCGACCGGCCTTCGGGCTTCAAGCCCCTGATCTATTGCTGGCGTGGCGGGCAGAGGTCCAACGCCATGGCGACCATACTTGATCAGGTGGGCTGGCCCGTCACCCTGCTTACCGGGGGCTACAAGACCTATCGCCGGGCTGTGCAGACCAGGCTCTATGACGAGACCTCGCCTCTTCAGGTCATATTGCTGGACGGCCACACCGGCTCGGCCAAGACCGACATACTGAACCGCCTGGCCGCCTACGGGGTGCAGACCCTGGACCTGGAGGGCCTGGCCCACCATCGCGGCTCCCTGTTCGGCGCCATGGCCGGCAAGCCCCAGCCCAGCCAGAAGATGTTCGAGAGCCGGCTGCTGGCCGCCGTGGACGCCCTGGATCCCGCTCGGCCGGTGGTGGTCGAGGCCGAGTCCAGCAAGATCGGCCAGATCATGACGCCGCCCCTGCTGTGGAAGGCCATGCAGGTCGCCCCGCGCATCGAGGTCCACGCCCCCCGGGCTGAGCGGGCCCGCTACCTGGTGACCGCCTATCGCGACATCATCGAGGACCGTCAGGCCCTGGAAGCCGCCTTCGCCCGCCTGCCGGTCTATCCCGGGCAGAAGCGTCTCACCGACTGGCGGGCCCTGGCCGACGAAGGCGCCTTCGCAGACCTGGCCGAGGCCCTGATGGAGCACCACTACGACCCGGCCTATGACCGCTCGGCCCGCAAGGACGAACGCCCCCTGTGCGGGGTGGTCGAACTTGGGGAGATGACAACGTCGGGGCTGGAGGCTGCGGCCGGGGCGGTTGCGGAGTTGGTTAATCCGCGAGGAACGAGAGTTTCTCCGTGCGTAAAAATTGACAGCTAG
- a CDS encoding selenide, water dikinase SelD, giving the protein MTQPVRLTSLAHGGGCGCKIAPAVLQDILSKMPAAASFPNLLVGTESSDDAAVWKLNDTQALVATTDFFMPVVDDPFDFGRIAATNALSDIYAMGGTPIMALAIVGMPIDKLSPDTIGQILAGGASVCAAAGIPVAGGHSIDSVEPIYGLVALGLVHPDRVLKNTGAQAGDVLILTKPLGVGILSAAFKQEKISTAGYDALIASTTQLNLVGQALGGMDGVHAMTDVTGFGLLGHGLEIARGSGLTAVISAQAPAILPDVEALAKDGVRTGASVRNWASYGGSVDGADALPDWRRDLLCDPQTSGGLLISAAPDKADEVMALVRAGGFANARVVGRLEAGGGRIRVEA; this is encoded by the coding sequence ATGACCCAGCCCGTGCGCCTGACCTCCCTCGCCCACGGCGGCGGCTGTGGCTGCAAGATCGCCCCGGCGGTTCTGCAGGACATCCTGTCGAAAATGCCGGCGGCCGCCAGCTTTCCCAATCTTCTGGTGGGGACCGAAAGCTCGGACGACGCAGCGGTCTGGAAGCTCAATGACACCCAGGCCCTGGTGGCCACCACCGACTTCTTCATGCCTGTGGTGGACGATCCCTTCGACTTCGGCCGGATCGCCGCGACCAATGCCCTGTCGGACATCTACGCCATGGGCGGGACCCCGATCATGGCCCTGGCCATTGTCGGCATGCCCATCGACAAGCTGTCGCCGGACACCATCGGCCAGATCCTGGCCGGCGGCGCCTCGGTCTGCGCCGCGGCGGGTATTCCCGTGGCCGGGGGCCATTCCATCGACAGTGTTGAGCCGATCTATGGCCTGGTGGCCCTGGGCCTGGTCCACCCTGACCGGGTTCTGAAAAACACCGGGGCCCAGGCCGGGGACGTACTGATCCTGACCAAGCCCCTGGGGGTGGGAATCCTCAGCGCCGCCTTCAAGCAGGAGAAGATCTCCACGGCCGGCTATGACGCCCTGATCGCCTCGACGACCCAGCTGAACCTCGTGGGCCAGGCCCTGGGCGGCATGGACGGCGTCCATGCCATGACCGATGTCACCGGCTTTGGTCTGCTGGGCCACGGCCTGGAAATCGCCCGGGGCTCGGGCCTGACCGCCGTGATCTCTGCCCAGGCGCCCGCCATCCTTCCCGATGTGGAGGCCCTGGCCAAGGACGGGGTGCGAACCGGCGCCTCGGTGCGGAACTGGGCCAGCTATGGCGGGTCGGTGGACGGAGCCGACGCCCTTCCCGACTGGCGCCGCGACCTGCTGTGCGATCCCCAGACCAGCGGCGGCCTGCTGATTTCGGCCGCGCCGGACAAGGCCGATGAGGTCATGGCCCTTGTCCGCGCCGGCGGCTTCGCCAATGCCCGGGTCGTTGGCCGCCTGGAAGCCGGCGGCGGACGCATCCGGGTCGAGGCCTGA
- a CDS encoding Hpt domain-containing protein, whose product MSQDNSVQVIPASNALREKVGGRFGAIDPAAIAKAEAALQSLSGNFAQWLNDEVVKLDGARLRVKNEGQNVETMEFLYLRCHDLKGLGSTYGFPLVTRFSASLCKLIDDKEKRVNAPMNLIDAHIDAIKAAVRNEIKTDEHPIGRALIAELEKTVAELSA is encoded by the coding sequence TTGAGCCAAGATAACTCCGTTCAGGTGATCCCGGCCTCTAACGCCCTGCGTGAAAAGGTCGGCGGTCGGTTTGGCGCCATTGACCCGGCGGCCATCGCCAAGGCTGAGGCAGCCCTCCAGAGCCTGTCGGGCAATTTCGCCCAGTGGCTGAACGATGAAGTGGTCAAGCTCGACGGCGCGCGCCTGCGCGTGAAGAACGAGGGCCAGAACGTCGAGACGATGGAATTCCTCTATCTGCGCTGCCACGACCTCAAGGGCCTGGGCTCCACCTATGGCTTTCCCCTGGTCACCCGCTTCAGCGCTTCCCTGTGCAAGCTGATCGACGACAAGGAAAAGCGCGTCAACGCGCCGATGAACCTGATCGACGCCCACATTGACGCCATCAAGGCCGCCGTGCGCAACGAGATCAAGACCGATGAACATCCCATCGGACGCGCCCTGATCGCCGAGCTGGAAAAGACCGTCGCCGAGCTCAGCGCCTAG
- a CDS encoding class II aldolase: MADGSMAGVISLKGKVSAEEWQARVDLAALYRLVALHGWDDMIYTHISARLPGAEHNFLINPYGMLFEEITASSLVKIDLDGNILQDTPYFINPAGFTIHSAVHTAREDAHYVMHLHSDQGVAVASQKEGLLPLSQHALIVLPDLAYHDYEGIALNLDERERLVADIGTKNMMLLRNHGTLTVGENAADCWTRMFFLERACKQQVMALSAGRENVLFAPEAAQNEVRNQMSRGIGGKLGWAGNLRKLDRALPGYDA, from the coding sequence ATGGCCGACGGTTCAATGGCTGGCGTCATCTCGCTCAAGGGCAAGGTCAGCGCCGAGGAATGGCAGGCGCGGGTTGATCTCGCCGCCCTCTATCGTCTGGTCGCCCTGCATGGGTGGGACGACATGATCTACACCCACATTTCGGCCCGGCTTCCTGGAGCTGAGCATAACTTCCTGATCAACCCCTATGGCATGCTGTTCGAGGAAATCACCGCCTCGTCCCTGGTGAAGATCGATCTGGATGGCAACATCCTGCAGGACACGCCCTATTTCATCAATCCGGCGGGCTTCACCATCCACTCGGCGGTCCACACCGCCCGGGAAGACGCCCACTATGTGATGCATCTGCATTCCGACCAGGGTGTGGCCGTGGCCTCGCAGAAGGAAGGCCTGCTGCCCCTGTCCCAGCACGCCCTGATCGTCCTGCCGGACCTGGCCTATCACGACTATGAAGGCATCGCCCTGAATCTGGACGAGCGCGAGCGTCTGGTGGCCGATATCGGGACCAAGAACATGATGCTCCTGCGCAATCACGGCACCCTGACCGTCGGCGAGAACGCCGCCGACTGCTGGACCCGGATGTTCTTCCTCGAGCGCGCCTGCAAGCAACAGGTCATGGCCCTGTCGGCCGGCCGCGAGAACGTGCTGTTCGCACCGGAAGCCGCCCAGAACGAAGTGCGCAACCAGATGTCCCGGGGCATTGGCGGCAAGCTGGGCTGGGCCGGTAATCTGCGCAAGCTGGACCGGGCCCTGCCGGGCTATGACGCCTGA